The stretch of DNA TTAAATCACTTAATGTGCCAATTCCTGAAAATGTAGCCCCAGGCACAGAAGTCGGTGTCATAAATGTTCAGGATAAAGATACAGGGAGAAATAAACAGATGCGCTGCTCCATTCAGCAGAATGTTCCATTTAAATTAAATCCATCTATTAAAAACTATTACACACTGGTTACTACAGCTGAACTGGACCGTGAGCTTGTAGGTGATTATAACATAACAATTACAGCTACTGATGAAGGGTCTCCACCATTGTCTGCTTCTAAAACGatacatctgtctgtgtctgatatAAATGATAACCCACCTGTATTTGGGGAGCAGTCCTACAGCACATATGTGACTGAGAATAACAAGCctggctcctctgtctgttctgttactGCGAGAGACCCAGACTGGAGACAGAATGGCACAGTGTTCTACTCTCTGTTGCCCAGTGAGGTCAATGGTGTTCCGGTCTCCTCATATTTATCCATTAATGGAGACACAGGGGTGATCCATGCTGTGAGGCCCTTTGACTATGAGCAGTTCAGAAGCTTCAAAGTTCAGGTTGTAGCCAGAGACAATGGTTCTCCTCCACTCAGCAGCAacgtgactgtgagtgtgttcataacAGATGAGAATGATAACTCTCCTCAGATATTATACCCTACTCCAGAAGGAAACTCCTtcatgactgagatggttcctaAAGCTGCTCTTTCTGGCTCGCTGGTCTCCAAAGTGATCGCTGTTGATGCTGACTCTGGACAGAACGCGTGGCTGTCATATCAGATCGTCAAGTCGGCTGATCCGGGACTTTTCACTATTGGTCTCCACAGTGGAGAGATCAGGGCTCAGAGGGACATTTCTGAATCTGACAGCATGAAGCAGAACCTTGTGATCTCAGTGAAAGATAAcggacagccctctctctctacatcctgTGCCGTATATTTACTCATCTCTGATAACTTGGCTGAAGTTCCTGAACTGAAAGACATGTCTTATGAGGAGAGCAATTCTAAACTCACATCTTATCTGATCATTGCTCTGGTGTCTGTTTCTACCTTCTTCCTCACTTTCATCATCCTGATCATTGCTGTGAGGTTGTGTCATAGGAGAAAGCCCAGGCTGTTGTTTGATGGAGCAGTAGCCATCCCCAGTGCATATTTACCTCCCAACTATGCAGATGTTGATGGAACTGGAACTCTCCGCAGCACTTACAACTATGACGCCTATATGACCACAGGGTCACGTACGAGTGACTTCAAGTTTGTTACATCCTACAATGACAACACGCTGCCTTCTGGCACCACTCTGAAGAGGAGCCCAGTGGACAACAGTGACTGTCTTAACTTCACTTCACTTGACTTCATTGAGAATGGATCAAAATGCTCCACCCTGGTAAATCATTTAAATCTTTACTTGTTGGAATGTGTTTCATAATTACAGGTTTTGGTTTAATGATGTGGTCAAATTCTATGAACCTAAAATAAGGCAATATTTTAACTTTTCTGTTCATCCAAACACCTCCCATTACATTCAAACACCTGCTGAATTTCCAAACTTGCTTTCCCTTGATTAGAATGAGCTGATTGTATATTCTGTTGGTTATCCTGTGAATGGTATTCTTTGCATTTTCAGAATGCGAACTGTCGATCACAGATTTTTTATGACTTTTTATGCTAAGTATACTGTTCATTACTTTTGTCTGATCTCTGACATTCAGTACCACAGATATTGCCTTAGATACTTTTGGTTAGTGGGTTGATATGTGATTTGTTGTTATAAGCTTTGTTGATGTTGGTTAAATGGGTATGGAGAAATTGTATCAGTTGTACCTTAGCctattgattatttatttacttattcagAGAGAACATTTATGTTTCAAAACTCTTCCTAATATCAGACATTAGTGAAAGAATATAAAATGGTCCCTAATACTCTTTCTGGCTCGCTGGTCTCCAAAGTGATCGCTGTTGATGCTGACTGGACAGAACACTTGGCTGTCATATCCTGATTGTTTCGCTGAGGATTTGTCAGAGATGAAATCCCAGACTTGTTTGATGGAGCAGTAGCCATTCCCAGTGCATATTTACCTCCCAACTATGCAGACGTTGATGGAACTGGAACTCTCCGCAGTACTTACAACTATGACGCCTATATGACTACAGGCTCCCTTACAAGTGATTTTAAATTTGTTACATC from Clupea harengus chromosome 8, Ch_v2.0.2, whole genome shotgun sequence encodes:
- the LOC116221470 gene encoding protocadherin beta-15-like — protein: MTLRSVDETICLVFNWSIVYWLVCDNTMRKSKGFLNFGAVFLIAFIAAFVGSCYGDLSYSVPEEMKKGTVFGNIAKDLGLGVKALSDRKARIDMESEDKRFCDLQGGELVITERIDREELCGSKPSCPLNYELVLENPLELHRITLQIEDINDNPPRFPESEIKFEIRESADKGARFPLDEAHDSDVGRNGIQSYSLQENDYFTLSVHSNSDVGKYCELVLEKELDREQKQEVTLLLTATDGGTPLRSGTAVIRVIVLDANDNLPVFSQAVYKVSLAENTPVGTVVVTVSATDADEGANGEVTYAFSRISDKAARLFSVDEVTGEIKVIGTIDYEDKYEYELRIQAKDGAGLASHAKVDIDITDVNDNAPVISIKSLNVPIPENVAPGTEVGVINVQDKDTGRNKQMRCSIQQNVPFKLNPSIKNYYTLVTTAELDRELVGDYNITITATDEGSPPLSASKTIHLSVSDINDNPPVFGEQSYSTYVTENNKPGSSVCSVTARDPDWRQNGTVFYSLLPSEVNGVPVSSYLSINGDTGVIHAVRPFDYEQFRSFKVQVVARDNGSPPLSSNVTVSVFITDENDNSPQILYPTPEGNSFMTEMVPKAALSGSLVSKVIAVDADSGQNAWLSYQIVKSADPGLFTIGLHSGEIRAQRDISESDSMKQNLVISVKDNGQPSLSTSCAVYLLISDNLAEVPELKDMSYEESNSKLTSYLIIALVSVSTFFLTFIILIIAVRLCHRRKPRLLFDGAVAIPSAYLPPNYADVDGTGTLRSTYNYDAYMTTGSRTSDFKFVTSYNDNTLPSGTTLKRSPVDNSDCLNFTSLDFIENGSKCSTLVNHLNLYLLECVS